Proteins found in one Corynebacterium sanguinis genomic segment:
- a CDS encoding ammonium transporter, with product MEADQMAVVAGNSSWMLISASLVLLMTPALALFYGGMSSRRSVLNMMMMSFTSLGIVTIVYVLWGWSMSYGTQSIGGVFANPFEFFGLANAIVDAEGNYIEGAAGYANVIDIGFQLTFAVISTAIISGAVASRVKIGSWVVFAALWSTLVYFPLAHMVWGGGLLGHAEGSIAARLFGVVDGEAAVSPIDFAGGTVVHISAGTAALVLALVIGRRQGFPTSNSRPHNLPLVMIGAALLWFGWFGFNGGSAFAADGLAGMAWINTTAAAAAAMMGWLLIEKLRDGYATSLGASSGLVAGLVTITPAAGDLAPVSSLILGFIGGVLACFGVGLKYVLNYDDSLDVVGVHLVAGLWGTVGLAFFAGERGIFTGDVTEGFKLLGIQIIIALVSMVFAGVITLVIALAIKYTMGWRVTREEEFEGVDYSVHRETGYDFGGPGMRPGGLPAGNKSAAELGLNEARGDHHNTQHPRGDADAAASRKIEPKV from the coding sequence TCGAGCTGGATGCTGATATCGGCGTCACTAGTTCTGCTCATGACCCCCGCGCTGGCGCTGTTCTACGGCGGAATGTCCTCGCGCCGAAGCGTGCTCAACATGATGATGATGTCTTTCACCAGCCTCGGCATTGTCACGATCGTGTACGTGCTGTGGGGCTGGTCCATGTCGTACGGCACGCAATCCATTGGCGGGGTGTTCGCCAACCCCTTCGAGTTCTTCGGCCTGGCCAACGCCATCGTCGACGCCGAGGGTAACTACATCGAAGGTGCCGCCGGTTACGCCAACGTCATTGACATTGGCTTCCAGCTCACCTTCGCCGTGATCTCCACCGCGATCATCTCCGGCGCGGTTGCAAGCCGTGTCAAGATCGGCTCCTGGGTGGTCTTCGCCGCCCTGTGGTCGACCCTGGTCTACTTCCCGCTCGCTCACATGGTGTGGGGTGGCGGCCTGCTCGGCCATGCGGAAGGCTCCATCGCGGCGCGCCTGTTCGGCGTCGTCGACGGCGAAGCGGCAGTCTCCCCGATTGACTTCGCCGGCGGCACCGTCGTTCACATCTCCGCCGGCACCGCAGCGCTCGTGCTCGCGCTGGTCATCGGGCGCCGCCAGGGCTTCCCGACGTCCAACTCACGCCCCCACAACCTCCCGCTCGTCATGATCGGCGCGGCCCTGCTGTGGTTCGGCTGGTTCGGTTTCAACGGCGGCTCCGCGTTCGCGGCCGACGGCCTCGCCGGCATGGCGTGGATCAACACCACCGCCGCAGCGGCCGCAGCCATGATGGGCTGGTTGCTCATTGAGAAGCTTCGCGACGGCTACGCCACCTCCCTCGGCGCATCCTCCGGCCTCGTCGCAGGCCTGGTCACAATCACCCCGGCTGCAGGCGATCTCGCTCCCGTCTCATCCCTGATCCTCGGCTTCATCGGCGGCGTGCTCGCATGCTTCGGCGTCGGCCTCAAATACGTGCTCAACTACGACGACTCCCTCGACGTGGTCGGCGTGCACCTCGTCGCTGGCCTGTGGGGCACCGTCGGACTCGCGTTCTTTGCCGGCGAGCGCGGTATCTTCACCGGTGATGTCACCGAGGGCTTCAAGCTCCTCGGTATCCAGATCATCATCGCGCTGGTGTCCATGGTCTTCGCGGGCGTGATCACTCTGGTGATCGCGCTGGCGATCAAGTACACGATGGGTTGGAGGGTCACCCGCGAGGAAGAGTTCGAAGGCGTCGACTACTCCGTGCACCGCGAGACCGGCTACGACTTCGGCGGCCCCGGCATGCGCCCGGGTGGCCTTCCGGCAGGCAACAAGTCCGCGGCAGAACTCGGCCTCAACGAGGCCCGCGGAGACCACCACAACACCCAGCACCCCCGCGGCGACGCTGACGCGGCCGCTTCGCGCAAAATTGAGCCGAAGGTCTAA